Genomic window (Halomicrobium zhouii):
TCATCATGCTCGAAATACGTACGAAGACGTCGCAGGCAGTGCCGTGGTTCCGGAACCGGGCGGTCTCGATGGTCCGAACCGCGACTGACATGGACCGGGTGAGCCTGGTCGTCGCGACGGCACAGATACTGCTGATCACCGGAACGTTCGCTGGCTTTATCTTGCAGTCCACGTGGACGACGACGCTCCTGTACGGGTTCCTGGTCGTCGCGGGGATCGGCTGGGTCGGCCGGCAGGCGCTGACGGCGAAGGTGACGACGTTCCTGATGACCGCCGCGACCCTCTCGACGCTCGGACTCATCGCCGTCTTCCTGGTCCTGGAGGCGATTCCCATCTTCCGCCACGCCGGCTTCGGCATCCTCTGGCCGTTCGGCTCGAACGCGTGGAGCACCTCCCAGGGGCAGTTCTCGCTCGTCCCGATGATCTGGGGCACGGCGCTCACGACGGCCGTCGCTATCCTCGTCGCGGCGCCGTTCGGGGTCGCGGGCGCGCTGTTCATCAGCGACGTCGCCCCGGACTGGCTCCGCGAGATAGTCAAACCCGGTGTCGAACTGCTGGCCGGGATCCCGTCGATCGTGTACGGGTTCATCGGCTTCACCGTCATCAACCCGTACATCGGGAACCTGCTCTCGATCAACCCGGGCGCACTCGTCGCCATCGGACTCGTCATCGGGTTCATGGCACTCCCGACAGTCGTCTCGGTGGCCGAGGACGCGCTCTCGGCCGTGCCGGAGGCGATGAAGGACGGGTCGGTGGCGATGGGCGCGACGGACTGGCAGACGCTGAAGAGCGTCTCGATCCCGACCGCATTCTCCGGCGTCTCGGCCGCCGTCCTGCTCGGGGTGGGTCGCGCCATCGGCGAGACCATGGCGGCGACCGTCATGATCTCCCACAGCCGGCGGCTGCCGAGGCCCGAGCTGTACAACGTCTTCGACAGCACCGAGACGCTGACGACGTTCATCGCCGCCAGCTACGGGCACGTGACGCCCGGACAGCTGTTCTGGAGCGCGCTGTTCGCGGCGGGCGTCGTCCTGCTCGTCATCGTGACCGGGCTCGGCATCGTCTCGCAGCTGATCCAGCAGCACATGCACCGTAAGCTGGAGGGGAGCCAATGAGCGAGGCCTACGACCGGCGGCTCGTCGACGACGGCGGCGCGGCTTACGAGCGATTCGCGACGGGCGTGGTCGCGGGCTCGTTCGGCGTCTTCGTCCTCGCACTGGGGGCGCTGTTCGGCTGGGTCCCCGTCGAGGGACGCGTCGGCGGCGTCCCGGCGGCGACCGCCTTCGGCGGTGCGACCGTCGCGCTGGGGGTCGCGACCGGCTGGCTGGGGCTGCGCTCGCGGCGGGGCGGCACGGAGACGACGCCGGACCGCTCGCCGGGACTCGCCGTCGGTCTGGTTCACGCCGTTCTCTGGGCCGTCACCGCCGGCCTGGTCGCGAGCAACAGCCTCGGCCTCGGAGGCGCCGGCTGGCTCGCTGCGGTGCCGGTGGGCGCACTCGCCGGCTATCTCACTATCGCGTCCAGGGAAGACGTCGGGGCGACCGTCCCGACGGGCCTGTTCGCCTGTCTCGTCGGCGCCCTCTTCCTCTCCGGCGTGATCACGCCCGCGTGGGCGTGGAACGTCGCCGCCTTCGAAGCGACGTTCCCCGGGACGATCGTCGTCCCCCTGCTGAGCATGCTCGGCGCCCTCCTCACCGCCTGGGCGTCGGCCTCGGCCGCGGAGGGATTCGGCACGCGCGGCAGGCAGAGCGGGGCGTTCCTGCTCATCTCGCTCGTGGTGCTGCTCGTCCTCTCGGTCCTCGCCTTCCTCGTCGTCTTCGTCGTCGAGCGCGGCCTCGCCGTCGTCGTCGAGAACGCGACCGTCGGCGCCGTGACGGCGCTCGCCGTCGTCGGGACCGCGCTCTTCGTCCTGGTGCGGTCCGGCCGGCTCCGGCCGACCATTGCGGACGGGACCGACCGGGTGGTCGCGTTCGTCCGGCTCGCGCTCGCGGTCGCCCTCGCCCTCGGCTGTCTGC
Coding sequences:
- the pstC gene encoding phosphate ABC transporter permease subunit PstC — encoded protein: MLEIRTKTSQAVPWFRNRAVSMVRTATDMDRVSLVVATAQILLITGTFAGFILQSTWTTTLLYGFLVVAGIGWVGRQALTAKVTTFLMTAATLSTLGLIAVFLVLEAIPIFRHAGFGILWPFGSNAWSTSQGQFSLVPMIWGTALTTAVAILVAAPFGVAGALFISDVAPDWLREIVKPGVELLAGIPSIVYGFIGFTVINPYIGNLLSINPGALVAIGLVIGFMALPTVVSVAEDALSAVPEAMKDGSVAMGATDWQTLKSVSIPTAFSGVSAAVLLGVGRAIGETMAATVMISHSRRLPRPELYNVFDSTETLTTFIAASYGHVTPGQLFWSALFAAGVVLLVIVTGLGIVSQLIQQHMHRKLEGSQ